From Erwinia sp. HDF1-3R, one genomic window encodes:
- the rpoD gene encoding RNA polymerase sigma factor RpoD, which yields MEQNPQSQLKLLVTRGKEQGYLTYAEVNDHLPEDIVDSDQIEDIIQMINDMGIQVVEEAPDADDLMLNENSSDTDEDAAEAAAQVLSSVESEIGRTTDPVRMYMREMGTVELLTREGEIDIAKRIEDGINQVQCSVAEYPEAITYLLEQYDRVEAGEARLSDMITGFVDPNAEADIAPTATHVGSELSEAERDDDEDEDEESDDDSADDDNSIDPELAREKFNDLRVQYEKARTVIKAKGRSHADAVAEIQNLSDVFKQFRLVPKQFDFLVNSMRTMMDRVRTQERLIMKLCVEICKMPKKNFITLFTGNETSETWFKAALAMNKPWSEKLKDVSEDVHRGLQKLSQIEEETGLTIEQVKDINRRMSIGEAKARRAKKEMVEANLRLVISIAKKYTNRGLQFLDLIQEGNIGLMKAVDKFEYRRGYKFSTYATWWIRQAITRSIADQARTIRIPVHMIETINKLNRISRQMLQEMGREPTPEELAERMLMPEDKIRKVLKIAKEPISMETPIGDDEDSHLGDFIEDTTLELPLDSATSESLRSATHDVLAGLTAREAKVLRMRFGIDMNTDHTLEEVGKQFDVTRERIRQIEAKALRKLRHPSRSEVLRSFLDD from the coding sequence ATGGAGCAAAACCCGCAGTCACAGCTTAAGCTACTTGTCACCCGTGGTAAGGAGCAGGGCTATCTGACCTATGCCGAGGTCAATGACCATCTGCCGGAAGATATCGTCGACTCCGATCAGATCGAAGACATCATTCAGATGATCAACGACATGGGCATACAGGTTGTTGAAGAAGCACCTGATGCCGACGATCTGATGCTGAACGAAAACAGCTCCGATACCGATGAAGATGCTGCCGAGGCGGCCGCACAGGTCCTGTCCAGCGTTGAGTCAGAAATCGGCCGGACGACAGACCCGGTGCGCATGTATATGCGCGAAATGGGTACCGTTGAATTGCTGACGCGCGAAGGCGAAATCGACATCGCGAAGCGCATCGAAGACGGTATCAACCAGGTCCAGTGTTCCGTTGCTGAATACCCGGAAGCCATTACCTACCTGCTGGAACAGTATGACCGCGTCGAGGCGGGCGAAGCGCGCCTGTCGGATATGATTACCGGCTTTGTTGATCCCAACGCTGAAGCAGATATCGCGCCCACCGCCACGCACGTTGGCTCGGAACTCTCTGAAGCAGAGCGTGACGATGATGAAGACGAAGATGAAGAGTCCGATGACGACAGCGCCGACGATGACAACAGCATCGACCCGGAACTGGCGCGCGAGAAGTTTAACGATCTGCGCGTTCAGTACGAAAAAGCCCGTACGGTAATCAAGGCTAAAGGCCGCAGCCACGCCGATGCCGTAGCTGAAATTCAGAATCTGTCAGACGTTTTCAAACAGTTCCGCCTGGTGCCGAAGCAGTTCGATTTCCTGGTGAACAGCATGCGCACCATGATGGACCGCGTTCGTACGCAGGAACGTCTGATCATGAAGCTCTGTGTTGAAATCTGTAAGATGCCGAAGAAAAACTTCATCACCCTGTTTACCGGCAATGAAACCAGCGAAACCTGGTTCAAAGCGGCCCTGGCGATGAACAAACCCTGGTCAGAGAAGCTGAAAGACGTCTCTGAAGACGTGCATCGCGGCCTGCAAAAGCTGTCGCAGATTGAAGAAGAGACCGGCCTGACCATTGAGCAGGTGAAGGACATCAACCGTCGCATGTCTATCGGCGAAGCGAAAGCGCGTCGTGCGAAGAAAGAGATGGTTGAGGCTAACCTGCGTCTGGTTATCTCTATCGCCAAGAAGTACACCAACCGTGGCCTGCAGTTCCTGGATCTGATCCAGGAGGGGAATATCGGTCTGATGAAAGCCGTGGATAAGTTTGAATATCGCCGTGGTTATAAATTCTCGACCTATGCGACCTGGTGGATCCGTCAGGCTATCACCCGCTCCATCGCTGACCAGGCGCGTACCATCCGTATTCCGGTGCATATGATTGAGACGATTAACAAGCTCAACCGTATTTCTCGCCAGATGTTGCAGGAGATGGGTCGTGAGCCGACGCCGGAAGAGCTGGCCGAGCGGATGCTGATGCCGGAAGATAAAATCCGTAAGGTGCTGAAAATTGCCAAAGAGCCAATCTCCATGGAGACGCCAATTGGTGATGATGAAGATTCACATCTGGGTGACTTTATCGAGGATACCACGCTTGAGCTGCCGCTGGACTCCGCGACGTCCGAGAGCCTGCGTTCTGCCACGCACGACGTGCTGGCGGGCCTGACAGCGCGCGAGGCGAAGGTGCTGCGTATGCGTTTTGGTATTGATATGAATACCGACCACACGCTGGAAGAGGTAGGTAAACAGTTTGACGTTACGCGCGAACGTATTCGTCAGATCGAAGCCAAAGCGCTACGCAAGCTGCGCCATCCAAGCCGCTCCGAAGTGCTGCGCAGCTTCCTCGACGATTAA
- the rpsU gene encoding 30S ribosomal protein S21, translating to MPVIKVRENEPFDVALRRFKRSCEKAGVLAEVRRREFYEKPTTERKRAKASAVKRHAKKLARENARRTRLY from the coding sequence ATGCCGGTAATTAAAGTACGTGAAAACGAGCCCTTCGACGTAGCACTGCGTCGCTTCAAGCGTTCATGCGAGAAAGCAGGCGTTCTGGCTGAAGTTCGTCGTCGTGAGTTTTATGAAAAACCAACGACCGAACGTAAGCGCGCTAAAGCGTCTGCCGTTAAACGCCACGCGAAGAAACTGGCTCGCGAAAACGCACGCCGCACTCGTCTGTACTAA
- the dnaG gene encoding DNA primase produces the protein MAGRIPRVFINDLLARTDIVDLIDARVKLKKQGKNYHACCPFHNEKTPSFTVNGEKQFYHCFGCGAHGNAVDFLMNYDRLEFVESIEELATLYGLEIPYESGSGPSQLERHQRQSLYQLMTGLNEFYRQSLTQSHAAGARDYLAGRGLSDEVIGHFSIGFAPAGWDNALKRFGRNEDDRQSLIDAGMLVTNDQGRSYDRFRERIMFPIHDKRGRVIGFGGRVVGDALPKYLNSPETDIFHKGRQLYGLYEAHKNHPEPAKLLVVEGYMDVVALAQFGIDYAVASLGTSTTPEHIQLLFRSTDNVICCYDGDRAGREAAWRALETALPYMNDGRQLRFMFLPEGEDPDTLVRKEGKEAFEARMEQATPLSAFLFDTLLPQVDLRSPDGRAQLSTLALPLISQVPGETLRIYLRQELGNKLGILDDSQLEKLMPRVGEKSKLPPQPQLKRTTMRILIGLLIQNPQLAAAVPSLEGLESSELPGFSLFVELVSTCVAHPGLTTGQLLELYRGTKFSQSLETLATWNHMIVDDEVETMFNDSLASMYDAALERRLEYLIARERTHGLDANERREYWLLNQEFAKKTNS, from the coding sequence ATGGCTGGACGCATTCCACGCGTATTCATTAATGACCTGCTGGCGCGCACGGACATCGTGGATCTTATTGATGCCCGCGTAAAGCTGAAAAAGCAGGGTAAGAACTATCACGCGTGCTGTCCCTTCCATAATGAGAAAACCCCTTCTTTTACCGTAAACGGCGAGAAACAGTTTTATCACTGCTTCGGCTGTGGCGCGCACGGCAACGCCGTCGACTTTCTGATGAACTATGACCGCCTTGAGTTCGTGGAGAGCATCGAGGAGCTGGCGACGCTTTACGGACTTGAAATTCCGTACGAAAGCGGAAGTGGCCCGAGCCAGCTGGAGCGCCATCAGCGCCAGAGCCTGTATCAGCTGATGACCGGGCTGAATGAGTTCTACCGGCAGTCGCTGACCCAGAGTCACGCCGCGGGTGCGCGTGACTACCTGGCAGGCCGCGGTCTGAGCGATGAGGTGATCGGTCACTTCTCTATTGGTTTTGCGCCCGCAGGCTGGGACAACGCGCTGAAGCGATTCGGCCGCAATGAGGACGACCGGCAGTCGCTTATCGACGCCGGGATGCTGGTCACCAACGATCAGGGGCGCAGCTACGATCGCTTCCGCGAACGGATCATGTTTCCCATCCATGATAAGCGAGGCCGGGTTATCGGGTTTGGTGGCCGCGTCGTTGGCGATGCGTTGCCAAAATATCTGAACTCCCCGGAGACCGATATTTTCCATAAGGGCCGACAGCTGTATGGCCTGTATGAAGCCCACAAGAATCATCCGGAACCGGCGAAGCTATTAGTGGTCGAAGGCTATATGGATGTGGTGGCCCTGGCGCAGTTCGGCATTGATTATGCCGTGGCGTCACTGGGAACATCGACGACGCCTGAGCATATTCAGCTGCTATTTCGCTCGACCGATAATGTCATCTGCTGCTATGACGGCGACAGAGCAGGACGTGAAGCGGCCTGGCGGGCACTGGAAACCGCCCTTCCCTACATGAATGATGGCCGTCAGCTACGCTTTATGTTTCTGCCGGAAGGTGAAGATCCGGATACGCTGGTCCGTAAAGAGGGAAAAGAGGCATTTGAAGCGCGAATGGAGCAGGCAACGCCGCTCTCCGCTTTCTTATTTGACACTCTGCTCCCTCAGGTAGATTTACGATCGCCGGATGGTCGCGCCCAGCTGAGTACCCTGGCCCTGCCGCTAATTAGCCAGGTGCCGGGTGAAACCCTGCGCATTTACCTGCGTCAGGAACTGGGGAACAAACTGGGCATTCTGGATGACAGTCAGCTGGAAAAGTTGATGCCCAGAGTGGGCGAGAAGTCGAAACTCCCACCGCAGCCTCAGCTAAAACGCACAACCATGCGTATACTGATTGGATTGCTGATTCAGAATCCGCAGCTGGCAGCAGCCGTGCCTTCCCTGGAAGGGCTGGAATCTTCTGAACTGCCGGGATTTTCCCTTTTTGTCGAGTTAGTGAGCACTTGCGTCGCTCATCCTGGCCTGACGACGGGACAGCTACTAGAGTTATACCGTGGCACAAAATTTAGCCAGAGCCTTGAAACTCTGGCCACATGGAACCACATGATCGTGGACGATGAAGTGGAAACCATGTTTAACGATTCGCTGGCCAGCATGTATGACGCAGCGCTGGAGCGACGCTTAGAGTATTTAATTGCTCGCGAGCGCACTCACGGGCTGGATGCCAACGAGCGGCGCGAATACTGGCTGCTCAATCAGGAATTTGCTAAAAAAACGAATTCCTGA
- the tsaD gene encoding tRNA (adenosine(37)-N6)-threonylcarbamoyltransferase complex transferase subunit TsaD gives MRVLGIETSCDETGIAIYDDRAGLLANQLYSQVKLHADYGGVVPELASRDHVRKTVPLIQAALKEAGLQASDIDAVAWTAGPGLVGALLVGATVGRALAFAWGVPAIPVHHMEGHLLAPMLEDNPPAFPFVALLVSGGHTQLISVTAIGEYTLLGESVDDAAGEAFDKTAKLLGLDYPGGPMLSKMAQQGIEKRFVFPRPMTDRPGLDFSFSGLKTFAANTIRGNSDDDQTRADIARAFEDAVVDTLAIKCKRALEQTGFKRLVIAGGVSANRTLRTKMAEVMKARGGEVFYARPEFCTDNGAMIAYAGMVRLRSGTEAELGVTVRPRWPLSELGVVAEPD, from the coding sequence ATGCGTGTACTTGGAATTGAAACATCCTGCGATGAAACCGGTATCGCGATTTACGACGATCGGGCCGGACTTCTCGCCAATCAACTTTACAGTCAGGTCAAACTGCATGCCGATTACGGCGGTGTCGTACCTGAGCTGGCTTCGCGCGACCACGTGCGAAAAACCGTGCCGCTTATCCAGGCGGCGCTTAAGGAAGCCGGATTACAGGCGTCAGACATTGATGCGGTGGCCTGGACGGCCGGACCTGGCCTGGTAGGCGCGCTGCTGGTGGGGGCCACCGTAGGTCGTGCACTGGCCTTCGCCTGGGGTGTCCCGGCTATTCCCGTTCACCACATGGAAGGTCACCTGCTGGCCCCAATGCTGGAAGATAATCCTCCCGCCTTTCCTTTTGTTGCCCTGCTGGTCTCCGGGGGGCATACCCAGCTTATCAGCGTTACCGCCATCGGTGAGTATACGCTGCTTGGGGAATCGGTTGATGATGCGGCCGGAGAGGCATTTGATAAAACTGCCAAGCTGCTGGGGCTGGATTATCCCGGTGGTCCGATGCTGTCGAAAATGGCCCAGCAGGGTATTGAAAAGCGCTTTGTCTTCCCCCGTCCGATGACCGACCGGCCAGGTCTGGATTTCAGCTTTTCTGGCCTGAAAACGTTCGCGGCGAATACCATTCGCGGTAACAGCGACGACGATCAGACGCGCGCTGATATCGCCCGCGCCTTTGAAGATGCGGTTGTCGATACGCTGGCGATCAAATGTAAGCGCGCGCTGGAGCAGACCGGGTTCAAACGGCTGGTTATCGCCGGAGGCGTCAGTGCGAACCGCACGCTGCGGACGAAAATGGCCGAAGTGATGAAAGCCCGGGGCGGGGAGGTCTTCTATGCCCGCCCTGAATTCTGTACCGACAATGGGGCGATGATAGCCTACGCCGGTATGGTCAGGCTGCGCAGCGGTACGGAGGCGGAGCTGGGCGTCACGGTTCGGCCACGTTGGCCGCTGTCCGAGCTGGGTGTTGTTGCTGAGCCGGACTGA